One Diabrotica virgifera virgifera chromosome 3, PGI_DIABVI_V3a genomic window carries:
- the LOC114340253 gene encoding transient receptor potential cation channel protein painless-like, protein MRLQKAGILEDMDYVREKDNIPTEGEAIKAIQKLKENEDPGADGIPCELLKHDEKNKTCSISRLVELLWKQIKLPQDERRSTMYSKINNGDKSTIFTRTNSICPPPEEVLLDRVLTNETDQLETIVNEKLLKYLYPDHSKPILLIACTAKEVEARTVKLLIDLGADVRYQDENQWEALHYAAERADYFVLKVIIDKLKERKFHLNEVLAQGSNALHILIRHGNKNSKDFVKCAKLLIDEGINVNLADNKMMTPILWAAKKDLNDIIKVILDYSRVSVDIDSHNSRGRTARDLITAGNLYDGSLPDKGDNNNLNGIPLKEISPKGADSLFELIRLNQENDFLNCDSEMIGDLVNSENGNQTLLQLACKVGNKRIVKHLLEKGADKNKTTSSKKETPLEITAEYGFHEIFEILINKYENDDQIPQSVLPILLKNYDSPKFPEINWKLCCDHFLKKIKYNRNLYDINGRDASGNTPLHYAIRYGDTVIINKLLDVGASLGSKNNFGFMPVQDLEPELLEAHLDNCVQFDLKGKKEKEDFTITLNYRTLVPPAKEILNPDAEVGRNSGNKELVHETEVISYMSTAPEFKHLLMHPVIVSFLYMKWHRTRWLFFTNLAFYVAFCASLVIYIFSYYANFVDELSSFQTFLKHFSCIILLITFFVLMFRELFQIFVLPKKYFTNFENYMEIILIILAGSILFIGSPSINTRKQLSSLSILLAAFELILMIGQHPKLSTNVVMLRTVSYNFFKFLLWYSLLLIAFALSFYILFTEGSKQPSANNTEGGDEDSFADPGKSVFKTIVMLTGEFEASDMNFETFPIVSKLIFVMFIFMIAIILLNLLNGLAVSDTQMIKNDAELLGHIYRAQHIRYVEVMLLGNIVPKNIFNKFNDFCCCFPFGQNLQYSIFKPLAQKICLFPHFLNYEMTVYPNKSGRIYKPIGKDQACAAWCNTTNLDKETVRRINELVQAKKEQMKINPDPDKLKQEIFMIKNKLEDLLRNFNSIVGSQKDSNYQN, encoded by the coding sequence GTCCACCATGTACTCGAAGATAAACAATGGTGATAAAAGTACCATATTTACAAGAACTAACAGTATTTGTCCTCCTCCCGAAGAAGTACTTCTGGATCGTGTTCTAACAAACGAAACAGACCAATTGGAGACGATAGTCAACGAGAAACTTCTAAAATATCTATATCCCGACCACAGCAAACCCATCCTGTTGATAGCATGTACAGCGAAGGAAGTAGAGGCAAGGACAGTCAAGTTGTTAATAGACTTAGGAGCAGATGTACGGTACCAAGACGAAAATCAATGGGAGGCGCTTCATTATGCCGCTGAAAGAGCTGACTACTTTGTCCTAAAAGTCATTATAGACAAACTAAAGGAAAGAAAGTTCCACTTAAATGAAGTTTTAGCACAAGGTAGTAATGCTTTACATATACTTATTAGACATGGTAATAAAAACTCCAAAGATTTTGTCAAATGTGCTAAGCTTTTAATAGACGAAGGAATAAATGTAAATTTGGCAGATAACAAAATGATGACTCCTATCCTTTGGGCAGCTAAAAAAGACTTAAACGATATCATCAAAGTGATTCTAGATTATAGCCGTGTTTCAGTTGATATTGATTCACATAACTCAAGAGGCCGAACTGCTAGAGATCTGATAACAGCTGGAAACTTATACGATGGATCATTACCAGATAAAGGGGATAACAACAACTTAAATGGAATCCCACTTAAAGAAATTAGTCCAAAAGGAGCAGATTCCTTATTCGAACTGATAAGACTAAATCAAGAAAATGATTTTCTAAATTGTGACAGTGAAATGATCGGCGATTTGGTTAACAGTGAAAACGGAAACCAAACTCTTTTACAGTTGGCGTGTAAGGTAGGAAATAAACGAATAGTGAAGCATTTGCTCGAGAAAGGTGCAGACAAAAACAAAACCACTAGTAGTAAGAAAGAGACCCCTTTAGAAATAACAGCTGAATATGGTTTCCATGAGATATTTGAAATCCTCATTAACAAATATGAGAACGACGACCAAATTCCACAATCTGTTTTACCAATACTTTTAAAAAACTACGACAGTCCAAAGTTCCCAGAAATAAATTGGAAATTATGCTGTGATCACTTTCTTAAAAAGATAAAATACAACAGAAACCTTTATGACATAAATGGAAGAGATGCATCTGGAAACACTCCATTACATTACGCTATACGATATGGCGACACAGTTATTATCAATAAACTACTAGATGTAGGAGCTTCTTTGGGTTCCAAAAATAACTTTGGCTTCATGCCTGTTCAAGACTTGGAACCCGAATTGCTAGAGGCTCACTTAGATAACTGCGTCCAGTTTGATCTCAAAGGTAAAAAGGAGAAAGAAGACTTCACTATAACCCTCAATTATCGTACGTTAGTCCCCCCTGCCAAAGAAATCCTTAATCCTGATGCTGAGGTTGGTAGAAACTCTGGGAATAAAGAACTCGTTCACGAAACAGAAGTTATATCGTATATGAGTACAGCTCCAGAATTCAAGCATTTGCTTATGCACCCTGTGATAGTGAGTTTTTTGTATATGAAATGGCATAGAACAAGGTGGTTGTTTTTTACGAATCTTGCTTTCTATGTAGCTTTTTGTGCATCTTTGGTCATCTATATATTTTCTTACTATGCAAATTTTGTTGACGAACTTTCATCATTTCAAACCTTTCTCAAGCACTTTTcatgtattatattattaataacatTCTTCGTTTTAATGTTTAGAGAACTCTTCCAGATTTTTGTGCTACCTAAGAAGTATTTTACAAATTTCGAAAATTATATGGAAATTATCTTGATTATTTTAGCTGGATCAATTCTCTTTATTGGTTCTCCCAGCATTAATACCCGAAAGCAACTTTCGTCTTTATCGATTCTTTTAGCAGCTTTTGAATTAATACTTATGATAGGACAGCATCCGAAGTTATCAACAAACGTTGTAATGTTGCGAACAGTGTCATACAATTTCTTCAAGTTTCTCCTTTGGTATTCCTTACTTCTAATCGCTTTCGCGCTTAGTTTTTATATCCTTTTCACCGAAGGATCCAAACAGCCATCTGCAAATAATACAGAAGGAGGTGATGAAGATTCCTTTGCAGATCCAGGTAAATCCGTATTTAAAACAATAGTGATGTTAACTGGAGAGTTTGAGGCTAGTgatatgaattttgaaacatttcCCATTGTTAGTAAATTAATATTTGTTATGTTCATTTTTATGATTGCCATTATATTGCTCAATCTCCTCAACGGTCTTGCTGTGAGCGATACACAAATGATTAAAAATGATGCTGAGCTATTAGGACATATATATCGAGCTCAGCATATTCGATATGTTGAAGTAATGCTTTTGGGCAATATAGTacccaaaaatatttttaacaaatttaacGATTTCTGTTGTTGCTTCCCCTTTGGTCAAAATCTGCAATATAGCATATTTAAACCTCTGGCCCAAAAAATCTGCCTGTTTCCCCATTTCCTTAATTACGAAATGACAGTATATCCTAATAAATCTGGCAGAATCTATAAACCAATAGGAAAGGATCAAGCATGTGCTGCTTGGTGCAATACTACTAACTTAGATAAGGAAACTGTGAGAAGAATTAATGAATTAGTACAAGCTAAAAAAGAGCAGATGAAAATTAATCCAGATCCAGATAAACTTAAACAGGAAATTTTTATGATTAAGAATAAGTTGGAGGATCTATTGAGAAATTTTAACAGTATTGTAGGAAGTCAGAAAGACAGCAATTATCAAAATTAG